In Magnetospirillum sp. XM-1, a single window of DNA contains:
- a CDS encoding accessory factor UbiK family protein, producing MQSQKPFFDDIARVASGALGALSGLRAEMEAMMRQQFERFTSGLDLVPRDEFEVVRAMAIKAREDNEAQAARIAELEAKLAALAAAPAPKPKAEPKPKAPAKSKAAPKGA from the coding sequence ATGCAAAGCCAGAAGCCCTTCTTCGACGATATCGCCCGCGTGGCCTCCGGCGCGCTGGGCGCGCTGTCCGGCCTGCGCGCCGAGATGGAGGCGATGATGCGCCAGCAGTTCGAGCGCTTCACCTCCGGCCTCGATCTGGTCCCGCGCGACGAGTTCGAGGTGGTGCGCGCCATGGCCATCAAGGCGCGCGAGGACAACGAGGCCCAGGCCGCCCGCATCGCCGAGCTGGAGGCCAAGCTGGCCGCCCTGGCCGCTGCTCCCGCTCCCAAGCCCAAGGCGGAACCCAAGCCCAAGGCCCCGGCCAAGTCCAAGGCCGCGCCCAAGGGCGCCTGA